Within Sorghum bicolor cultivar BTx623 chromosome 2, Sorghum_bicolor_NCBIv3, whole genome shotgun sequence, the genomic segment GTGTAGTCATGAATGATACTGAACATTGttcagtactgctcagtattttttcagcTCAATTTGGCTTCGGCAGCGCTATTCtataccctaggtgtagaatattattctacaccgcaagtcaaaactgagcagaaaaaatactgaacAACGTTCAGTATCATCCAGTCGTACACTCAGGACcatgaaatactgaacaatactgaaacgcgagtactgaacaatactgaattcTGTCCAGTATAACACTTTGGTGTAGAAtaacacttatatatatatatgtgtgtgtgctattctacaccctaggtgtagaatactattctacaccaaactatTGTACTGAACAAAATCCAGTATTGTTTAGTACTTGTGTTTCAGTATTTTTCAGTATTTCAGGGTCCTATGTGTAGTCATTAATGATACTGAATGTTGttcagtactgctcagtattttttctgcttaaTTTTGACCtgaggtgtagaataatattttaTGCTTTGTGTGTATATTTGTGTttctgtgtatatatatatatatatatatatatatatatatatatataatgtaatCGATTAACATACATAATGCATGTGGATATATATGTATGTCAGGAAGAGGATGAGGAGAAATGCTTGGTGAATATGGAGCTGGAAAGAAGGGCGGCCAAGGCAGAGGACGAGGTGAAACAGAAAGAGGAGGAGGTGAGGCAGAAAGAGGAGCTTATCTCCACTCTGCAACGACAGGTTGTGCACTACGAATCCCGGCTCTCGGAATGCGAGGTCAGGATGAAGTCTGTGGAGGAGGAGCTGCAGAGGCAGATCACTTCGTTACAGGTACTGACTGACGACTGCAAAACCCCTGACGATGCCCTTCTTCATCAATTGCTTCACTGAATCTTCATGCTTTCAAATTTCAATTTGTCTCCATGTCCATGCATGTTTAACTAATCTGTATAAAATTCACCGAATTAATTACAAGAATGTGTCCTGGTGTGCACCACCGTGCTGCATGCAGATGGCTCAGACCGCTGGGGGAAGGAGAGATGGATCGACGAGGCACGGCCAGGAAGAATCATCTCGCGGAAGCCTTCCGCCGTCGTCTCAGCCGTCATCGGCGAGGCACCAGCAGCGCGGTTCCGAGCctgccgccgtcgccgtcgtcgagttcgACGCTGCCGAGGAGACGACGACACTGGAGGAGCCGGTAAACCAGCAACTGGCCAGGGAGATCCAGACGGAGACGGAGGCGTCTGAGCACACCGCGCGCGCGGTGGTCGAGGTGGTTGGGCCGCCGTCTCCTAGCAGCGCCAAGTCGGTGGAGGAGCTCAAGACGCTGAAGCGGCAGTTCGCCGCGTGGAAGAAGGAGTACGAGGCGCGGCTGAAGAAGGCCAAGGCCGAGCTCAAGAGGCTCGCCCAAGCCGAGAagaagggcggcggcggcgacggacaCGCGCACCAGCGGCGGTGCGGGTGGTGGAGGTTCAAAGCGCCCAAGTGCTGCCGGGCGCCCAAGTGCTGTAGCTTCAAGCTGCCGAGCCCCAAatcgtgctgctgctgcttccgcCGTTGATGCATCACGCATATGCATGGTTTACTGCCACAGTTGGTTCTTTGCATGTTCTgggtttgacaaaaaaaaaacaatcatTGGAATATGGGAACATAGTGACAAACAAGAGAAGTGcttactgttcgctgatttgttgtgagataaAAACACTGCTAAATAGCTGGTAGATTCGGCAGATATGCTCAAACGAACTAGCACTGACGCACTGTGAAACTAGCATATGAAAATGAAGCATTTGTCACTGCTTGAGCTTGAAGCCACCCATGGACTTCTGGACCTGTCGCTCATGTGGAAAACAGGACAATTATGCATGACCACTCTCGATTCAATCTGTAAATTGTGCGGAAGAATATCACAAGTTGTTTCTCTTTATTTGACTGTGTCCTTCTACTACATCAGAACATACAATCATTGCTAGATCAGAACTCTCCGTTATCATCGAAATTGTTTCGTGGAGAGCATAATCGGCAATGACCAAGGTGGCCTATTACTGCCGGTTTTGCTGAACCGACAGTGATATTACACTATACCTGCCTGGTCAAAGCATTAGCCGGTAGTGATCTTATGATTATCAATGCCGGATTGAAACATGAATCGGCAATGGTGTCATGAGTGTGTCACTATCGGGTTGAAGAATGAACAGGCAACGACACTCATGCCACCATTGTAGGTTCATGCTTCAACCCGACAATAATGACATTCTCTCATAGCACCAATGCCGGAGTAGTGGATACCTAACAATGAATTGTTGAGTATCACTATTAGTTCATACCATACCCGACATTTATTATTAGAACACACCAAACAATTGCAATGCACCAAAGAATTCTCATTGCCATCACATTCTCACAAGATAAGATATATGAATACATCAAAACTAgaaaaccatatatacatgcttaataGGTAGAGATGAACTCATTACAAATCAATTAAGTCTCATCTCACTCTTACACTCTTATTGCAAACTAAGTGGAGCACACCCACTACTGGTGGTCACCAAGTGCCATGACAAAATCAGTGTAGAACAACCCCTATTGTGTATCCAAGCACATCATTTAAGTATATCAACGCATAAATTAGTGCACTCTCTTTGGCCTCACAAGAACGAGCACACGGTCTGCAAATAGTTCAACAATGTGGAGGCAGTTCAAATGGGCTAggatctaaagaaaaatgtaGATGACCCTGCAATCCATGTGAGATGGGCCTTGAACCTACATAGTACCAAAAGTACCCGAGTTGATCCATGGCTTGAGTTAGAATGGCATAAAAGCTACACATGTATGTCGAACATGATACAAAAAAACCTGCAAGTGGTGTCAACAAGTAGAACATGAACACCATGAATGgaaaaataatatattatgTATATGCACACACATATACACTCATATACATATACACGCATGTGAGCACCACTTTGACTCTACCACATCTATTTCATTGCCCAGAGCAGTCAGCTCACTAACTGTTGTCACATCTGGATTGCTCTCATGTAAAGCTTGTACTCGAATACATGAGACGTCAGGAATTATATATCCATTGGACGCAAGCTCCTCTATACATAGTCCCACAACATTTTTATTAATTGTTCTTTGATTCGGTACCCTCCTTCCTACATCGGTAATTTCTAGGACGTGCTGAGGTCCACCCCATCTTTCATTAGTGTTGAAAGTGATATTACAATGAAAAATTGTATATTGGAGCCATCTAATCATCTCAATTACCTATGGTAAATTATAAATTTGTGTTAGGATGTAAAAAAAGTCAACGTTAAATTGAGTATAATAGGTTACTTATTATTGTTGAAAAAGGGGATTGTATCAGCTCCAAAGTTGGCTGAATGGCATAGATCCGGGACAAATCTACATGCCTCAGGAGGAGGTGGGGGACTTtgcattactaatcatgtacACACAAGTTTTACATGTATTATATTGTAGACACATATAGATCAGGACATGTTACATATTGACATAATCAAGACAATTTTAGGCATGTGTTATAGACAAATACTTATTAGGATAATACAAAattatatcatatcatatcatatcatatcatatcatatcatatcatatcatatcatatcatatcatatcatatcatatcatatcatatcatatcatatcatatcatatcatatcatatcatatcatatcatatcatatcatatcatatcatatcatatcatatcatatcatatcatatcatatcatatcatatcatatcatatcatatcatatcatatcatatcatatcatatcatatcatatcatatcatatcatatcatatcatatcatatcatatcatatcatatcatatcatatccaaAACAACACCTTAATTAGGCAAGTCATATCGTATCCACCTATTAGGCAAGTCATATCGTATCCACCTATCAAAAAGCATCTTCATTGTAAAGTATTACAATTTAGTGTAAGTTGAAGGATAATGTAGGTTGGGTGGCTCACTATAAGTTGAAGGAGAGGATGTGGGCGATGGCGCTCCTGGAACCGGGGATAGCATGGTAGACAGCGTTGtggacatggacagcacatgaggATGGGGCTGGGGACAATGGCGGCACGTGGCAAATAGGGATGGTGCTAGGGACAACATGCAGCAAACAGGACCGGGGATGGAGATAACAGTAGCGGCACTCTTGGGGCTCTTCATGTTAGTGTGGATGCAGATGGTAGCGCAAAGGAGATGAAATGTTGGTGCTAGGGAGATGACCTAAGGGTGGGGACAAATTTTTGATTGCATAGGAATGGACGTTAGTATCGGTTCACATCCACCCTGCAATGCTGCTCCACTATAACTATCGGCTCGATGGATGAACATGATTGATGCTCTGCTATCACTAACGATTTAAAAGTACACCTAGCAATTATATATGGTCTGTTATCACTTTTAGTTCAAAGGTTCACCCAGCAGTGCCATCCAATCCATGCCTTTATTTTTGCTAATGTGTATTGTACTAACCAATTCATGTCCCATTCATCCCCAATCTTTTGTCCTTCTCACCACCAGTTGAGCAGGCGCCCTTGTCACCACCGGTTTTGCCCAATAGGGATCTAGAGACCCCATTGGAGGTT encodes:
- the LOC8084621 gene encoding myosin-2, coding for MAVLTSALSSMEVMLDALMQRGIGKSEEPKPKEEEEPPALPTRPTGRGRLPALQRPGAVGTAAAPWMHPPSPPSPLPPPTQEEDEEKCLVNMELERRAAKAEDEVKQKEEEVRQKEELISTLQRQVVHYESRLSECEVRMKSVEEELQRQITSLQMAQTAGGRRDGSTRHGQEESSRGSLPPSSQPSSARHQQRGSEPAAVAVVEFDAAEETTTLEEPVNQQLAREIQTETEASEHTARAVVEVVGPPSPSSAKSVEELKTLKRQFAAWKKEYEARLKKAKAELKRLAQAEKKGGGGDGHAHQRRCGWWRFKAPKCCRAPKCCSFKLPSPKSCCCCFRR